In the Drosophila takahashii strain IR98-3 E-12201 chromosome 3R, DtakHiC1v2, whole genome shotgun sequence genome, one interval contains:
- the aurA gene encoding aurora kinase C, with product MSHPSDHVLRPKENAPVRKPEMSAAILNMQKKNFLLGKKPTSENVAPAGKPLPGSSGAAIRSAMTGVRPPNKPGLVASNSAVPAAVGKFQKPQVPPVKKATSEFVAPAPMAPIKKPEVVPKPKSPATAAESSTESSAAVASSSGSTSDKEKAKTDGQPQKPKKTWELNNFDIGRLLGRGKFGNVYLAREKESQFVVALKVLFKRQIGESNVEHQVRREIEIQSHLRHPHILRLYAYFHDDVRIYLILEYAPQGTLFNALQAQPLKRFDERQSATYIHALCSALLYLHERDIIHRDIKPENLLLGHKGVLKIADFGWSVHEPNSMRMTLCGTVDYLPPEMVQGKPHTKNVDLWSLGVLCFELLVGHAPFYSKVYDETYKKILKVDYKLPEHISKAAAHLISKLLVLNPQHRLPLDQVMVHPWILAHTQ from the exons ATGTCCCATCCGTCCGACCATGTGCTGCGTCCCAAGGAAAATGCTCCGGTGAGAAAGCCGGAAATGTCAGCCGCCATCCTCAACATGCAGAAAAAGAACTTTCTGCTGGGCAAAAAG CCCACCAGTGAGAATGTGGCTCCAGCCGGCAAGCCTTTGCCAGGATCTTCGGGAGCTGCGATCAGGAGTGCGATGACTGGCGTGCGTCCGCCTAATAAACCAGGTCTAGTAGCCTCCAATTCCGCAGTGCCCGCAGCAGTTGGCAAGTTCCAGAAGCCACAGGTGCCGCCCGTTAAGAAGGCCACCTCAGAGTTTGTGGCTCCCGCTCCAATGGCTCCTATAAAGAAACCCGAAGTCGTTCCGAAACCGAAATCCCCTGCTACAGCCGCAGAATCCTCTACAGAATCGAGTGCTGCAGTGGCCAGCAGTTCCGGAAGCACCAGCGACAAGGAAAAAGCCAAGACTG ATGGACAGCCGCAGAAGCCCAAGAAAACCTGGGAGCTAAACAACTTCGACATTGGCCGTCTACTAGGACGCGGCAAATTTGGCAACGTTTACTTGGCGCGCGAAAAGGAATCCCAGTTTGTGGTGGCCCTGAAAGTGCTCTTCAAGCGCCAGATTGGCGAGTCCAATGTGGAGCACCAGGTGCGCCGTGAGATCGAGATACAGTCGCATTTGCGCCACCCGCATATCCTTCGCTTATACGCCTACTTTCACGACGATGTGCGCATCTATTTGATACTGGAGTACGCGCCACAGGGAACGCTCTTCAATGCCCTGCAGGCTCAGCCTCTAAAGCGCTTCGATGAGCGCCAGTCGGCCACGTACATTCATGCCTTGTGCTCGGCGCTGCTCTATCTGCACGAGCGCGACATCATCCACAGGGATATCAAGCCGGAGAATCTGCTGCTTGGTCACAAAGGCGTCCTGAAGATCGCCGACTTCGGCTGGTCCGTGCACGAACCCAACTCCATGCGCATGACGCTGTGCGGCACTGTGGACTACCTGCCGCCGGAAATGGTGCAGGGCAAGCCGCACACCAAAAACGTCGATCTCTGGAGCCTGGGAGTGCTCTGTTTCGAGCTGTTGGTCGGCCACGCGCCCTTCTACTCGAAGGTCTACGACGAGACCTACAAGAAGATCCTCAAGGTGGACTACAAGCTGCCGGAGCACATCTCCAAGGCGGCCGCACACCTCATTTCCAAGCTGCTCGTCCTCAATCCCCAGCACCGCCTGCCGCTGGACCAGGTGATGGTGCACCCATGGATCCTGGCGCACACGCAGTGA
- the LOC108057166 gene encoding zinc finger protein 25, whose translation METTEIHINITAQTCRVCLETHETNLCLHDEIEYNDLSMELWQLLESVSKVKYSWTDSNLPMQLCQNCTRRLISAYEFILEVESAQETLQNLYRQQKEAAKPEEAHVEVVELIGQGNVVDMEEFLPATYEEQQVELEDTSALFQSEAEGEAFYQEEELHLLAEETEGKEPTHQRPSQLGSRLNHSDNFMYKCAVCPRVFAKSESLSRHFSHAHRLTADVAALKLANESSGTGLLTCGHCPRTFKRKDTLRRHMQAFHPSEAEETPENSARKRIAKRRDCPYCGLSFPVSSLTIHIRRHTGENPYKCDQCEKAFPRSQDLSLHRRQHTGERPSECKICSKKFISQNKLARHMRLHTGQRPYSCDRCSKSFVQSNDLKIHMRRHTGERPYRCGVCGESFVCGSHLNIHRNRKGHLEPVIPGGGTGTEGAFPPDPYVNARVSKRRAEDIERMRLKRIPGDQLQQQEQHQEVPPNPEMPAMAYRCGVCEQNFKSGALLTIHRNKMSHYEIGRIYEDPYGEKQKPLEA comes from the exons ATGGAGACTACCGAGATTCACATTAATATAACCGCCCAGACATGCCGCGTCTGCCTGGAGACCCACGAGACCAATCTGTGCCTGCACGATGAGATCGAGTACAACGACCTGAGCATGGAGCTCTGGCAGCTCCTGGAATCCGTTTCCAAAGTTAAG TACTCATGGACGGATTCGAATCTGCCCATGCAGCTGTGCCAAAACTGCACCCGCCGGTTGATCAGTGCCTACGAGTTTATCCTGGAGGTGGAGAGCGCCCAGGAGACTTTGCAGAATCTTTACCGGCAGCAAAAGGAGGCTGCCAAGCCGGAGGAAGCCCATGTGGAAGTAGTGGAGCTGATTGGCCAGGGGAATGTAGTTGATATGGAAGAGTTTCTGCCCGCCACTTACGAGGAGCAGCAGGTGGAACTGGAGGACACTTCTGCACTTTTCCAGTCCGAGGCTGAAGGAGAGGCTTTCTACCAAGAGGAGGAGCTGCATCTTTTGGCAGAGGAAACGGAAGGCAAAGAGCCAACACACCAGCGACCTTCCCAGCTGGGCAGTCGTCTGAACCACTCGGATAACTTCATGTACAAGTGCGCCGTCTGTCCGCGTGTATTTGCCAAAAGCGAATCCCTTTCGCGGCACTTTTCGCACGCCCACCGGCTGACGGCGGACGTGGCCGCCTTGAAGCTGGCCAACGAGAGCAGCGGCACTGGTCTGCTGACCTGCGGCCACTGTCCGCGGACCTTCAAGCGCAAGGACACTCTGCGACGACACATGCAGGCCTTTCATCCCAGTGAAGCGGAGGAAACGCCGGAAAACTCTGCGAGGAAAAGGATTGCCAAGCGGCGAGATTGTCCCTATTGTGGCCTCAGCTTTCCCGTGTCCAGCTTAACCATCCACATTCGTCGTCATACCGGCGAGAATCCCTATAAATGCGACCAGTGCGAAAAGGCCTTTCCGCGCAGCCAGGATCTTAGTTTGCACAGGCGTCAGCATACTGGAGAGCGGCCCAGTGAGTGCAAGATCTGCTCCAAGAAGTTCATCTCGCAAAACAAGCTGGCGCGGCACATGCGACTGCATACGGGTCAGCGGCCCTACTCCTGCGACAGGTGCAGCAAGAGCTTTGTGCAGTCCAACGATTTGAAGATTCACATGCGGCGGCACACTGGCGAGCGACCCTACCGGTGTGGAGTGTGCGGCGAGAGCTTCGTCTGCGGCTCGCACCTGAATATCCATCGCAACCGAAAGGGTCACCTCGAGCCGGTGATTCCGGGCGGTGGAACTGGAACCGAGGGCGCCTTCCCGCCGGATCCTTATGTAAACGCACGGGTCAGCAAGCGACGGGCGGAGGATATTGAGCGGATGCGCCTGAAACGAATTCCTGGGgatcaactgcagcagcaggagcaacatCAGGAGGTGCCGCCAAACCCGGAGATGCCTGCCATGGCATACAGATGTGGTGTCTGCGAGCAGAACTTCAAGAGCGGAGCCCTACTCACCATCCATCGCAATAAAATGAGCCACTACGAGATCGGGAGAATCTACGAAGATCCCTATGGGGAAAAGCAGAAACCGCTGGAAGCGTAG
- the RpS20 gene encoding small ribosomal subunit protein uS10, giving the protein MAAAPKDIEKPHGGDSASVHRIRITLTSRNVRSLENVCRDLINGAKNQNLRVKGPVRMPTKTLRITTRKTPCGEGSKTWDRFQMRIHKRIIDLHSPSEIVKKITSINIEPGVEVEVTIAN; this is encoded by the exons ATG GCTGCTGCACCCAAGGATATTGAGAAGCCCCATGGCGGCGATTCTGCCTCCGTGCACCGCATCCGCATCACCCTGACCTCCAGGAACGTGCGCTCGCTGGAGAACGTGTGCCGCGACCTGATCAACGGTGCCAAGAACCAGAACCTGCGCGTCAAG GGCCCCGTGCGCATGCCGACCAAGACCCTGCGCATCACCACCCGTAAGACTCCTTGCGGTGAGGGTTCCAAGACCTGGGATCGCTTCCAG ATGAGAATCCACAAGCGCATCATCGACTTGCACTCGCCCTCCGAGATCGTCAAGAAGATCACCTCGATCAACATCGAGCCCGGCGTAGAGGTTGAGGTCACCATCGCCAACTAA
- the LOC108057189 gene encoding calmodulin-like protein 4, with product MARYFKEQDIDEFRECFYLFARSGQINNLDELTVIMRSLGLSPTIQELVSYLKQKNGKMSFADFLDIMHQHSKVESLPDEVIAAFKAADPQNKGTISARQLRNLLQNWGEGLSMREVDNIFREANVNNNSTVRYADFVKIACAPVPDYY from the exons ATG GCTCGCTACTTCAAGGAACAGGATATTGATG AGTTCCGTGAATGTTTTTATCTGTTCGCCCGTTCGGGGCAAATCAACAATTTGGACGAACTAACG GTTATCATGCGTTCACTGGGTCTCTCGCCGACCATCCAAGAACTGGTTTCCTACCTGAAGCAGAAGAACGGAAAGATGAGCTTCGCCGACTTCCTGGACATTATGCACCAGCACTCCAAGGTGGAGAGTCTGCCGGACGAGGTGATTGCCGCCTTCAAGGCAGCCGATCCCCAGAACAAGGGAACCATCTCGGCCAGGCAGCTGCGCAATCTCCTCCAGAATTGGGGCGAGGGTCTGTCCATGCGCGAGGTGGACAACATTTTCCGGGAGGCCAATGTCAACAACAATAGCACTGTGCGGTATGCAGACTTCGTGAAGATTGCCTGCGCCCCAGTTCCAGATTACTATTAG
- the kune gene encoding uncharacterized protein kune, with product MGASNNTTKCALYLSVFSVLLFVIAFSTPYWLVTDGRLQNPRFTNLGLWEVCFQQFQDIHRFYDNRFNGCMWVFEEEYYIIHDFLLPGFYIAVQFFATLCLVMCIIIVPLTIAFLRTSRSDDRYMVLLLAIGSCQVVGSVLGFIAVVIFGAKGDSRDWMPGWQNNDMGWSFALGVVGAVLLMPAGVLNMVEARRERYKRLNEISNREVSEYGDDYYQEQAKEAAMPSTSAQSYFAPEPSRPRRPQPGVTPTAPPHGGIQTDI from the coding sequence ATGGGGGCGTCCAACAACACCACGAAATGTGCCCTCTACCTGTCCGTGTTCTCCGTTCTCCTGTTTGTCATCGCGTTTTCCACGCCCTATTGGCTAGTGACTGATGGCCGTTTACAAAACCCACGATTTACGAACCTGGGTCTCTGGGAGGTTTGCTTCCAGCAGTTCCAGGACATACACAGATTCTACGACAACCGCTTCAACGGATGCATGTGGGTCTTTGAAGAGGAGTACTACATCATACACGACTTTCTGCTGCCCGGATTCTACATAGCCGTTCAGTTCTTCGCCACACTGTGCCTGGTCATGTGCATCATCATAGTGCCACTCACTATAGCCTTTCTTCGCACCTCTCGCTCTGATGATCGGTAtatggtgctgctgctggccatcgGATCCTGCCAGGTTGTGGGCTCAGTTCTCGGATTCATTGCCGTTGTGATTTTCGGCGCTAAAGGAGATTCCCGCGACTGGATGCCCGGCTGGCAGAACAACGACATGGGCTGGTCATTTGCCTTGGGCGTGGTTGGAGCTGTGCTCCTCATGCCGGCCGGAGTACTCAACATGGTGGAGGCACGGCGCGAAAGGTACAAGCGACTGAACGAGATTAGCAACCGGGAGGTCAGTGAATACGGAGACGACTACTATCAGGAACAGGCAAAGGAGGCAGCTATGCCGTCTACTTCGGCGCAATCCTATTTTGCACCTGAACCCAGTCGTCCACGGCGTCCTCAACCAGGAGTTACTCCAACTGCGCCTCCACATGGAGGAATTCAAACAGATATATAA
- the Adss gene encoding adenylosuccinate synthetase has translation MSATNGTHYEQLHQGRTKMYKSKVDVVLGAQWGDEGKGKVVDMLASDVDIVCRCQGGNNAGHTVVANGTEFDFHLLPSGVVNEKCVSVIGNGVVIHLPSLFDEVLKNEAKGLQHLENRLIISDRAHLVFDFHQHVDGMQEAEKGGKSLGTTKKGIGPAYSSKATRNGIRVGELLGDFNLFSDKFKSIVATHVRLFPSINVDVEAELARYKDYADKVRPYVKDTICFLHTALRNGKTILVEGANAAMLDIDFGTYPYVTSSNCSIGGVLTGLGLPPQTIGEVIGVVKAYTTRVGDGPFPTEQLNEIGDLLQTRGFEIGVTTKRKRRCGWLDIPLLKYTSLVNGYTCICLTKLDILDTLPEIKVAVAYKKPSGEKLDHFPGTIAELGSIEVEYAVLPGWQTSTEHIRNFKELPENAQSYVRFLESELSVPVRWVGVGKGRESIINVH, from the exons ATGTCAGCCACCAACGGCACGCACTACGAGCAGCTGCACCAGGGCCGCACCAAGATGTACAAGTCCAAGGTGGACGTCGTCCTGGGCGCCCAGTGGGGCGACGAGGGCAAGGGCAAAGTGGTGGACATGCTGGCCTCCGATGTGGACATTGTGTGCAGGTGTCAG GGCGGCAATAATGCTGGACACACTGTGGTGGCCAATGGCACGGAGTTCGACTTTCATCTCCTGCCCAGTGGAGTTGTGAACGAGAAGTGCGTTTCCGTCATCG GCAACGGCGTCGTCATCCACCTGCCCTCGCTGTTCGACGAGGTGCTGAAGAACGAGGCCAAGGGGCTGCAGCATCTGGAGAACCGTCTGATCATCTCGGACCGTGCCCACCTGGTGTTCGACTTCCACCAGCATGTGGATGGCATGCAGGAGGCCGAGAAGGGCGGCAAGTCGCTCGGCACCACCAAGAAGGGCATTGGTCCGGCCTACTCCAGCAAGGCCACCCGCAATGGCATCCGAGTGGGCGAGCTGCTCGGCGACTTCAACCTGTTTAGCGACAA GTTCAAGTCGATTGTGGCCACGCACGTGCGCCTGTTCCCATCGATTAACGTGGACGTGGAGGCGGAGCTGGCCCGCTACAAGGACTACGCGGACAAGGTGCGTCCCTATGTCAAGGACACCATTTGCTTCCTGCACACCGCCCTGCGCAACGGCAAGACGATCCTGGTCGAGGGCGCCAACGCGGCCATGCTGGACATTGACTTCGGCACGTATCCGTATGTGAcgagcagcaactgcagcattGGCGGGGTTCTCACCGGTTTGGGTCTGCCCCCGCAGACAATTGGCGAGGTGATTGGCGTGGTCAAGGCCTATACGACACGAGTCGGCGACGGGCCCTTCCCCACCGAGCAGCTGAAT GAAATTGGCGACCTGCTGCAGACGCGCGGCTTCGAGATCGGGGTCACCACCAAGCGAAAGCGCCGCTGCGGCTGGCTGGACATTCCGCTGCTGAAGTACACCTCGCTGGTCAACGGCTACACTTGCATCTGTCTCACCAAGTTGGACATTCTCGACACGCTGCCCGAGATCAAGGTGGCGGTGGCGTACAAGAAGCCCAGCGGCGAGAAGCTCGACCACTTCCCAGGCACCATTGCCGAACTGGGAAGCATCGAGGTGGAGTACGCCGTGCTGCCCGGCTGGCAGACATCCACCGAGCATATCCGCAACTTCAAGGAGCTGCCGGAGAACGCCCAGAGCTATGTGCGGTTCCTGGAGAGCGAGCTCAGCGTGCCCGTGCGCTGGGTGGGCGTCGGAAAGGGCCGTGAGTCCATCATCAACGTGCATTAG
- the LOC108057187 gene encoding zinc finger HIT domain-containing protein 2 encodes MSEAEEKCHFCREVPFKYSCPKCNALYCSVGCYKSKEHLKCSEEFYKSCIQDELSGATVTQESQEDVRKIYDILKRMRESEGGFNPQDFDTDGLENPLDSDGGEEGEPEEDDGEENGFEAEDPLEEELEEDIAARLKGVDINDADEVWSRLTTEEQEEFQKLITNGDIMKLMPDYKPWWNKPKNSKIVVIPTPEEAAKKESSAPEIYANIAKFSDICKKTPSPCLHFNLWNILSAYACVARFFGGEQRTNASEAVAHLVNLSATLKYGTNFEDAEDAIVSVEMEAITTGNGPAGAAAVGSAGAGANFLVESREQLQQDARQLMATRDHKLAALSDVLHLLQQTKAMSRRKNPQEAEFQKLFALASGSVELDRTKLAQLVRKIEFMLSYVAREEVL; translated from the exons ATGTCGGAAGCCGAAGAAAAGTGTCATTT CTGTCGAGAAGTGCCCTTCAAGTACTCCTGCCCCAAATGCAATGCGCTCTACTGCAGTGTGGGATGCTACAAGTCCAAGGAGCACCTCAAATGCTCTGAGGAATTCTACAAATCCTGCATTCAGGACGAACTGTCCGGAGCCACGGTAACGCAGGAGAGCCAGGAGGACGTGAGGAAAATATACGACATACTAAAAAGGATGCGGGAATCGGAAGGAGGCTTCAACCCGCAGGACTTTGATACAGATGGCTTGGAAAATCCCTTGGATTCGGACGGCGGCGAGGAAGGAGAACCAGAAGAAGATGATGGGGAAGAGAACGGCTTTGAAGCAGAAGATCCACTGGAAGAAGAGCTTGAAGAAGACATAGCAGCTCGACTTAAAGGCGTCGATATCAACGATGCGGATGAGGTTTGGAGCCGGCTCACcacggaggagcaggaggagttCCAGAAACTAATCACGAACGGCGACATCATGAAGCTCATGCCGGACTACAAGCCCTGGTGGAACAAGCCGAAGAACTCCAAGATAGTGGTTATTCCCACGCCCGAAGAGGCTGCCAAAAAGGAGAGCTCTGCCCCTGAAATATATGCGAATATTGCCAAGTTCTCGGACATTTGCAAAAAGACTCCTTCGCCGTGCCTGCACTTCAATCTGTGGAACATCCTGAGCGCCTACGCATGCGTGGCTCGCTTCTTTGGCGGCGAACAGAGAACCAATGCCAGTGAAGCGGTGGCCCATCTTGTGAATCTCAGCGCCACCTTGAAGTATGGCACCAACTTCGAGGATGCCGAGGACGCTATTGTCTCAGTCGAGATGGAGGCCATCACCACGGGCAATGGTCCTGCGGGTGCCGCAGCCGTGGGAAGTGCGGGAGCAGGAGCGAATTTCCTCGTGGAAAGCCgcgagcaactgcagcaggatGCCCGCCAGTTGATGGCCACCAGGGACCACAAATTGGCCGCCCTGAGCGATGTTCTCCACCTCCTACAGCAGACAAAGGCCATGAGCCGGCGAAAGAATCCGCAGGAAGCCGAGTTCCAGAAACTATTCGCCCTGGCCAGCGGAAGTGTTGAGCTGGATCGCACGAAGCTGGCGCAGCTGGTGCGCAAGATCGAGTTCATGCTGTCGTATGTGGCGCGGGAAGAGGTCCTCTGA